In Paenibacillus sp. FSL M7-0420, a single genomic region encodes these proteins:
- a CDS encoding Appr-1-p processing protein, with protein MTIQIVNGDLLEASEDILGHQVNCQGVMGSGIARILRDRYPNLYPEYKKYCDSYTPDELLGHCQLVQTGAKYTANLFGQLNYGRSKIRYTDYAALEQALTTLKIEAQAKGLSVALPYNIGCGLANGEWSVVEEMIGKVFADYEVTLYKI; from the coding sequence ATGACCATCCAAATCGTAAACGGCGATCTATTAGAGGCCAGTGAAGATATTCTGGGACATCAGGTGAATTGTCAGGGGGTGATGGGGTCGGGGATTGCGAGGATTCTGCGGGACCGTTATCCGAATTTATATCCTGAGTATAAAAAATACTGTGACTCTTACACGCCTGACGAGCTGCTCGGACACTGCCAGCTGGTGCAGACGGGCGCGAAGTACACGGCGAATCTGTTCGGCCAGCTTAACTATGGAAGAAGCAAAATCCGGTATACCGATTATGCTGCGTTGGAGCAAGCGTTAACCACTCTGAAGATAGAAGCGCAAGCCAAGGGTCTGTCTGTGGCGCTTCCGTACAACATTGGCTGCGGGCTGGCGAACGGGGAGTGGAGTGTGGTGGAGGAGATGATCGGGAAGGTTTTTGCAGACTATGAAGTAACTTTATATAAGATTTAA
- a CDS encoding type II toxin-antitoxin system HicB family antitoxin, which produces MKDKLKFYRYFATFEQDEDGITVEFPDLPGAITCGQNIDEAFYMAKDCLALHLFGMEEDGDLIPAPSGIDVLNTLTAGTGKIAALIEVFMPPYRSSISERSVKKTLTIPKWLDDLAAKNNVNYSRILQDALKEQLGVNERR; this is translated from the coding sequence ATGAAGGATAAATTGAAATTTTACCGCTATTTTGCGACCTTTGAACAAGACGAAGATGGAATTACTGTAGAATTCCCTGATCTTCCTGGTGCAATTACCTGCGGTCAGAATATAGACGAAGCGTTCTATATGGCCAAAGATTGTCTCGCGCTGCACCTATTTGGGATGGAGGAAGACGGAGACTTGATTCCTGCTCCCTCTGGTATTGATGTACTCAATACACTCACAGCAGGAACAGGGAAAATTGCTGCTCTAATCGAAGTGTTCATGCCACCCTACCGAAGTTCCATATCAGAGCGTTCCGTGAAAAAAACACTAACTATTCCCAAATGGCTGGATGACCTCGCCGCGAAAAATAATGTGAATTACTCGCGGATTTTACAGGATGCATTGAAGGAACAGCTCGGTGTGAATGAAAGAAGATAA
- a CDS encoding glycoside hydrolase family 5 protein, giving the protein MKEWTGYTRGVNLGGWLSQCPYQHAHYDSFITEKDIETIASWGLDHVRLPVDYEVIEDSGNAETYAGFKHIDNCIRWCAAHRLNLIIDLHKTPGFSFNSVAENSLFDDPALQERFLNLWKAIASRYAGYKDTVAFELLNEIVEQDSSRWNALAHRTIAEIRKHAPETKIVIGGIQWNSVHTLGLLEQPFDENIVYTFHFYEPFLFTHQRAAWVEQMPKSDMDYPGDLKNYRSTSAAIGAFGSGLHAEGISEMGPAYMTSLIQNAIDVAAERNVYLYCGEYGVIEQAPSQSVVNWYKDVHGVFEQYKIGRAAWTYKKMDFGISDRYDSSITSEIITYL; this is encoded by the coding sequence ATGAAAGAATGGACGGGTTATACCAGAGGGGTGAATCTCGGAGGCTGGCTGTCCCAGTGTCCTTATCAGCATGCCCATTATGATAGCTTCATTACGGAGAAGGATATCGAGACGATTGCTTCGTGGGGCCTGGACCATGTCCGGCTGCCGGTGGATTATGAAGTGATAGAGGATTCGGGGAATGCTGAGACTTACGCCGGGTTCAAGCATATCGACAACTGTATCCGCTGGTGTGCTGCCCATAGGCTGAATCTCATTATTGATCTGCATAAAACGCCCGGGTTCTCCTTCAACAGCGTGGCCGAGAATTCCCTGTTCGATGATCCGGCGCTCCAGGAGCGGTTCCTGAATCTGTGGAAGGCGATTGCCAGCCGGTATGCCGGCTATAAGGATACTGTGGCTTTTGAATTATTGAATGAGATTGTGGAGCAGGACAGCAGCCGCTGGAATGCACTGGCTCACCGGACGATTGCCGAGATCCGCAAGCACGCCCCGGAGACCAAAATCGTTATCGGCGGCATCCAGTGGAACAGCGTGCATACCCTTGGGCTGCTGGAACAGCCTTTTGATGAGAATATCGTGTATACCTTCCACTTCTATGAGCCGTTCCTGTTCACACACCAGCGTGCGGCTTGGGTGGAGCAAATGCCTAAGAGCGACATGGACTATCCGGGTGACCTGAAGAACTACCGCAGCACTTCGGCGGCTATTGGCGCTTTCGGCTCCGGGCTTCATGCAGAAGGTATCAGCGAGATGGGTCCGGCATACATGACCAGCCTGATCCAGAATGCAATCGATGTTGCAGCAGAGCGAAACGTATATCTGTACTGCGGCGAATATGGAGTCATTGAGCAAGCCCCATCGCAGAGCGTGGTGAACTGGTACAAGGATGTGCATGGCGTGTTCGAACAATACAAGATCGGCCGGGCCGCCTGGACGTATAAAAAGATGGACTTCGGCATCTCTGACCGCTACGACAGCAGCATTACGTCTGAGATAATTACTTATTTATGA
- a CDS encoding type II toxin-antitoxin system HicA family toxin, whose amino-acid sequence MLQHVLSLPHPNKDLPKKTIISILKQAGLQ is encoded by the coding sequence GTGCTGCAACACGTATTATCTTTACCACATCCCAACAAAGATCTGCCGAAGAAAACCATCATAAGTATCCTCAAGCAGGCAGGACTTCAATAG
- a CDS encoding VOC family protein yields the protein MTYNYYGLDHVQLAAPEGCEAEARRFFNGLLGWMEIPKPELLQKRGGVWFQCGTHQVHIGVQRDFVPATKAHPAFHVEHLNELREYLLQNNIQVTNDEARAGEGVRRFYINDPFGNRLEFLEYH from the coding sequence ATGACCTACAATTATTATGGTCTAGACCATGTACAACTGGCAGCCCCGGAAGGCTGTGAAGCTGAGGCCCGGAGATTCTTCAATGGGTTGTTAGGCTGGATGGAGATACCCAAACCAGAATTGTTGCAAAAGCGTGGCGGGGTTTGGTTCCAATGTGGGACGCATCAAGTACATATCGGGGTTCAACGGGATTTTGTTCCCGCTACCAAAGCGCATCCGGCATTTCATGTAGAGCACTTGAATGAGTTGCGTGAGTACCTGCTGCAGAATAACATTCAAGTCACGAATGATGAAGCAAGGGCGGGTGAAGGCGTCAGGCGTTTCTATATAAACGACCCTTTTGGGAATCGTCTTGAGTTCTTGGAATATCACTAA
- a CDS encoding helix-turn-helix transcriptional regulator: MNIHNIGYNHSHDADFIINRPQGSGDYMLLLLKTPAIFTLKGESRVTGPDSFILYSEHTPQFYRAYGSQFTNDWFHFRLDKPGDEALLHRLVIPRDEVIPIGDLNELSIIINHLCYEVYSENPHKDETIELYLRLFFIKLSNRIHSAQKEVGNTHYNKMSVIRTKIYNQPFLNWTIDGLSHELTMSRSCFQHLYKDYFGVSPMADVIASRIEHAKYLLTTTDISVKKIAEMSGYASEIHFMRQFKQQTGQTPSQYREHVIKPDRL; this comes from the coding sequence ATGAACATACACAATATCGGCTACAATCACAGCCATGACGCGGACTTCATCATCAACAGGCCCCAAGGGTCGGGAGACTATATGCTGTTGCTGCTGAAGACGCCGGCCATCTTCACTTTGAAGGGAGAGAGCCGGGTGACGGGGCCGGACTCCTTCATCCTGTACAGTGAGCATACGCCCCAGTTCTACCGGGCTTACGGGTCACAATTCACCAATGACTGGTTCCATTTCCGGCTGGACAAGCCGGGGGATGAAGCGCTGCTGCATCGGCTGGTGATCCCCAGAGATGAAGTAATCCCGATTGGCGATCTGAACGAGCTGTCGATCATCATTAACCATTTGTGCTATGAGGTGTATTCCGAGAACCCGCATAAGGACGAAACGATTGAATTATATCTCCGGCTATTCTTCATTAAGCTCAGCAACCGGATTCATTCGGCCCAGAAGGAAGTCGGCAACACGCACTACAACAAGATGTCCGTCATCCGCACCAAAATCTACAACCAGCCCTTCCTCAACTGGACCATCGACGGACTGTCCCACGAGCTGACCATGAGCCGCTCCTGCTTCCAGCATCTGTATAAAGACTACTTCGGCGTAAGCCCAATGGCCGACGTCATCGCCAGCCGGATCGAACATGCCAAATACCTGCTCACCACCACAGACATCTCCGTCAAAAAAATCGCAGAAATGAGCGGCTACGCCAGCGAGATCCACTTCATGCGCCAGTTCAAGCAGCAGACGGGGCAGACGCCGTCGCAGTATAGGGAGCACGTAATAAAGCCAGACCGCTTGTAA
- a CDS encoding GNAT family N-acetyltransferase has product MSTLQVEIADHLDEEQKREVARLYYQAFTLKFSGIWIFSRKEQDIVEVLSRCLRYDKALYAVYEGRVVGFAGLETGDGFFMTLSYRSLRQTFGLLGGAWRYAAYGIFRLLHGNTPTNAVHIDPLVVSAEARGLGVGTRLLEAVFAWSREADRSKVLLEVVDTNPLAKKLYERVGFKTFKVQNTRLFSAQAGFHKVLHMEKMLN; this is encoded by the coding sequence ATGTCAACACTACAAGTAGAGATCGCAGATCACTTGGATGAAGAACAGAAACGTGAGGTCGCCAGGCTATACTATCAGGCTTTTACCTTGAAATTCAGTGGAATATGGATCTTCTCCCGTAAAGAGCAGGATATTGTGGAGGTCCTGAGCCGCTGTCTGCGTTATGACAAGGCCCTGTACGCGGTATATGAGGGAAGGGTCGTAGGCTTTGCCGGTCTGGAGACAGGAGATGGCTTCTTCATGACGCTGAGTTACCGTTCGCTCAGACAGACCTTCGGGCTGCTCGGCGGCGCTTGGCGTTATGCAGCCTATGGCATCTTCCGCCTGCTCCATGGTAATACCCCCACAAATGCAGTGCATATCGATCCGCTTGTAGTGTCTGCGGAAGCGAGAGGACTTGGCGTCGGAACCCGGCTGCTGGAGGCCGTCTTCGCGTGGTCCCGGGAGGCGGACCGCAGTAAGGTGCTGCTGGAAGTCGTGGATACTAATCCGCTGGCGAAGAAGCTGTATGAGCGGGTGGGGTTCAAGACCTTCAAGGTGCAGAATACCCGCTTGTTCTCCGCTCAGGCCGGCTTCCACAAAGTGCTGCATATGGAGAAAATGCTGAATTAG
- a CDS encoding TetR/AcrR family transcriptional regulator, whose product MKTSVKDNKRKAILDASTELLAFKPTATLQEIADHAGIGIATLHRYFSTRELLLDALALNAIGLVDEALGGVTAEEHDMLPFLTEVFEVLIPLGGKVSFLSFAASVDENPHIVAEEARIKQPLREAVEGWQARGLLNTGMPAHWIITVMYNLLFVAWQEIQKGNLAKNDAPQLLVHTVLQGFGRTGQENGR is encoded by the coding sequence ATGAAAACCAGTGTTAAAGATAACAAACGGAAGGCTATTCTGGACGCGTCGACGGAGCTGCTGGCGTTCAAGCCGACCGCTACGCTGCAGGAGATCGCGGATCACGCAGGGATCGGCATTGCGACGCTGCACCGCTATTTCTCCACCAGGGAGCTGCTGCTGGATGCGCTGGCGTTGAATGCGATCGGGCTGGTGGATGAAGCGCTCGGGGGCGTTACCGCAGAGGAGCACGATATGCTTCCATTCCTTACGGAAGTGTTCGAGGTGCTGATTCCATTGGGCGGCAAGGTGTCTTTTCTCAGCTTCGCTGCCTCAGTGGACGAGAACCCGCATATTGTAGCTGAGGAAGCACGGATTAAGCAGCCGCTGCGGGAAGCGGTGGAGGGCTGGCAGGCGCGCGGTCTGCTGAATACCGGAATGCCCGCCCACTGGATCATCACGGTCATGTATAATCTGTTGTTCGTTGCCTGGCAGGAGATCCAGAAGGGGAATCTGGCGAAGAATGACGCTCCGCAGCTGCTGGTTCATACAGTCCTCCAAGGCTTCGGCAGAACAGGGCAAGAGAACGGCAGGTAA
- a CDS encoding alpha-L-arabinofuranosidase C-terminal domain-containing protein gives MKIQITDKPAVSISKGMIGLFFEDINYGLDGGLHAEMIENRSFEFMKATGDRGSYSESYDGLYGWTAYPAEAASGAKLQIQTEHPQNEVNPHYLAFTAGETQNAFTNKAYDGVSLKPGLTYAVSFYARAEGYAGGIEVSVEKNSAVIAQAVIAAAVGEEWTRYTAQLSSNETVSYGDFVIRLDAPGTVCFDFISMIPSDAVLGLFRRDLVELLEEMKPGFLRFPGGCIVEGYNLENRYQWKRSVGAAEQRKNNSSRWALHGNNEENQYTSEYSHYNQSLGIGFYEYFLLCEYLGARPIPVLNVGLACQFQSTEHVGVHDEDFQEYIQDALDLLEFANGPVDSPWGRLRSEMGHPEPFGLEMIGIGNEQWETEHADFFTRYDLFEQAIHAAYPSVQLIGSAGPDVSSDNYTRAWEYYRKRAEGNPNFVYAVDEHYYVKPEWLCENVHFYDKYPRDIKVFAGEYAGHYGNGMNMPHFNSWGAALAEAAFLTGLERNADIVVLASYAPLFARLGYAQWSPDMIWFDGESSYGTPSYYVQQMYSTLMGTKVLQTVHDQEEIPYTVSYDEEQQVLYVKLVNTLDRKVQVELETALSLTGRGEAYVMQGQEAEVNSIEAPCNIAPKRVPIETASRMVYTLEPKSFHVLRMECGKK, from the coding sequence ATGAAAATACAAATTACAGATAAACCCGCAGTATCGATCTCAAAAGGGATGATCGGGCTGTTCTTCGAAGATATCAACTATGGGCTGGATGGCGGACTGCATGCCGAGATGATTGAGAACCGTTCCTTCGAGTTCATGAAGGCGACGGGCGACAGGGGGAGCTACAGCGAGAGCTACGACGGGCTCTATGGCTGGACAGCATATCCGGCTGAGGCGGCCAGCGGGGCTAAGCTTCAGATTCAGACGGAGCATCCGCAGAATGAGGTCAATCCCCATTACCTGGCGTTTACCGCCGGGGAGACGCAGAACGCTTTTACCAATAAGGCCTATGATGGTGTGTCCCTGAAGCCGGGGCTTACGTATGCGGTATCCTTCTATGCCAGAGCGGAGGGGTATGCAGGGGGAATTGAGGTTTCCGTTGAGAAAAATAGCGCGGTTATAGCGCAGGCTGTCATCGCGGCAGCAGTAGGGGAAGAGTGGACACGCTATACAGCGCAGCTTAGCAGTAATGAAACTGTGTCGTATGGAGATTTCGTCATCCGGCTGGATGCGCCGGGCACGGTCTGCTTCGACTTCATCTCCATGATTCCCTCCGATGCCGTGCTGGGTCTGTTCCGCCGGGATCTGGTTGAACTTCTGGAGGAGATGAAGCCAGGCTTCTTGCGGTTCCCGGGAGGATGCATTGTTGAGGGCTATAACCTGGAGAACCGCTACCAATGGAAGCGGAGTGTGGGTGCCGCCGAACAGCGCAAGAATAACAGCAGCCGCTGGGCGCTGCACGGGAATAATGAAGAGAATCAGTACACGAGTGAGTACAGCCACTATAATCAGAGCCTGGGTATTGGGTTCTATGAGTATTTTCTGCTGTGTGAATACCTGGGGGCGCGGCCGATTCCGGTGCTGAATGTCGGGCTGGCCTGCCAGTTCCAGTCTACTGAGCATGTGGGTGTACACGATGAAGATTTCCAGGAGTATATTCAGGATGCGCTGGACCTGCTGGAATTCGCCAACGGACCGGTGGATTCACCGTGGGGCCGCCTGCGGAGTGAGATGGGTCACCCGGAACCATTTGGTCTGGAGATGATCGGGATCGGCAATGAGCAGTGGGAGACGGAGCACGCGGACTTTTTCACCAGATACGATCTGTTTGAGCAGGCGATTCATGCAGCGTACCCGTCTGTGCAGCTGATCGGCTCTGCCGGGCCGGATGTCAGCTCAGACAACTACACCCGGGCGTGGGAGTATTACCGCAAGCGGGCTGAGGGCAATCCGAATTTCGTATATGCGGTGGATGAGCATTATTATGTGAAGCCGGAATGGCTGTGCGAGAACGTGCATTTCTATGATAAGTATCCGCGGGATATTAAGGTGTTCGCCGGGGAATATGCGGGTCACTACGGCAACGGGATGAATATGCCGCACTTCAACAGCTGGGGGGCTGCGCTGGCAGAGGCTGCATTCCTGACGGGGCTTGAGCGCAATGCCGACATCGTCGTGCTGGCCTCCTATGCTCCATTGTTCGCCAGACTCGGTTATGCCCAGTGGTCGCCGGATATGATCTGGTTCGACGGGGAGAGCAGCTACGGCACACCAAGCTATTATGTGCAGCAAATGTACAGTACGTTGATGGGAACAAAGGTGCTGCAGACCGTACATGATCAGGAGGAGATTCCTTACACTGTCTCTTATGATGAGGAGCAGCAAGTCCTTTACGTGAAGCTGGTGAACACGCTAGACCGCAAGGTTCAGGTGGAGCTGGAGACTGCGCTGAGCTTGACCGGACGCGGGGAGGCGTATGTCATGCAGGGACAGGAGGCGGAAGTGAACTCGATTGAGGCACCGTGCAATATCGCGCCTAAGCGTGTGCCGATTGAGACCGCAAGCCGGATGGTCTATACACTGGAGCCGAAGTCGTTCCATGTGCTGCGGATGGAGTGCGGGAAGAAGTAA